TGATGTTCAAAATGCATAATTATTAGGATATCATAATGATTCTATCACTACTTCAAGGCTTCTAGCTCAAAAAATGAAGATGAACACTTCTTACATGATTATGAGACGAAAAGCAAACGGAAACGAAAATGGGCCGAGGAAGAAGAAGTTGGTAATGAGCCTCCAAAGCTGTTCAAGAATGAAAAAGTTATAGCAAAACAAATTGCAGAAAACGAAAATATGGCAACTATAAATCCTTCTTTTACACAAAGATAGGCGCCACATGAAGTTATATTACCTGAAACTTTTTAATTACTAGACTGTAGTCCAGAGCTATGCTTTCAAGATGATAAAGCTGAAGATAATAAGCAGCAGTGGTCATCAAACAGCTCACTCCATACAGTTTACTCACAGGTGGGAGTGAATGATAATACCTAAAATAAGTTAAACACCAATGCATAAAACTCATTACAAAACATACTAATATACCTCAATttaaccaaaaacaaaaaatgggGTTTCATCAAATCTCCAAAAAATTCTGAAAATCAAAGGAAATCAAAATTCAAGAAAAGGGAAAAGGGGTATTGAGAGATTACTCTAAAGGGGTAGACATTTGAAAGAACTACAGAAATTTGGAGAGCAAGAGTGGAAAGTTTGAAGCTTACTGATGACCATGAATTTGAGTTTACGGATCATTGAAGAATTTGAAGAGAAGAATTTGGAGAGAAGACTTTGGAAGTCGTCGCTAATGGAATCACCCGTTCAAACATATTGACTAAATGACAAATCTCCCGTTCAATACGTTAAAATTTAACCAATGAAATTGACTTGCCCAggtcatttatatatatatatatatatatatatatatatatatatatacatagtgGCCAATTCATATCGTTAATTGCTATGTCCCATCACAAGGACAGAGACATAAATTAATTCAGTTAAACAGAAAatccaattgctaattttatttcTACGAGGAATGAACAGAAGTGTTGAATAGGTTGAGATTGATGAATTCAACATCAGTGAGTTTCCACAGATGTATGACTAGAACTGGTGTAAATTCTGATATTACTGAAATCATTGAATTTTTACACAATATTTTTATGAAGAAATATCAATAATGACCTATTTTCCTCTCTTCTCCATCTCCCATTCTGCAAAATTTTTTCCTTCCTTCTCCGATTTGCAATTTTTTcgccttccttccttccttcccgTATTACAATCTTTTTTTAGTATAAAAATATGAGGTATGAATACTATTAAAGCAATGTAAAGATTTAAATGTCCAATCTTAAACCAATTACATATCAATTATGAGATACTTGTGTTAGCACAGCAATTCTCTCTTCTGCTATTCTTTCAACAgtcatttaaaaagaaaagaaagaagaagtgtACCAGTGTTTAATAAATTATGAGAATGGAGTGAAAGATTTGTGGATGGTGTATAATAATGGAGCTCAATAAAATGCAAGATTTTAGTTGAAGTAGTTCAATAAAATGAAAGATTTTTGTTGGAGTAGTTGAGTTTCAAAAGTTTCTTTACCTTTACCCTCTTTATTACTTATTGCACATACTCGGTCTTCTATAGTAGATGTCATGCTATCAACACTGCTCTTTTTTCTATTCGCCTTTCTTTAGGGAGTTGTGTAAGCTTTTCATAAGATTTGTAATATTGTCGATTTGTTGGCCGACTACGAAGCatatatactaaaaaaaaacaaaaataagtaaaatatCAAATCTTAAAACGAAGGAGTTCTTCATTTCTCTACATATTTTTCCTTCAATTATCTTCCTCTTCTCTAATCAATTTGTCTCTCTTTCCTATTGTATTCTATTGATAACTGAGTATTTCATACCAGTTTGACATTTTATGATTTTTTGTGGATTTAGTGAATTGTGTTTAGTATTTTTATGTTAAATTTACTTATATCCTAGATcttataaacataaaaaatgcatcttcaaacatatttttttagaaatttgaCATGTCGGCGTCTTATAGTCAGCCAATGAGATCGGTAAGATTTACGAAATAATCTAGGAACACAAATATACATATAATCTAAACTAAAACTCAAGGTTCATTGagtgaaaaatatttttcaaaagatttatttttgtttaaacttttttttttttataaaaaattatttaaattatagatgtcaaacattttaaattttcttaaaaaaaaaattattttttaaattaaataatccaagtttttgctatattttttttGTGGGAATAGTTGGCATATGGTAAATCCAagtttttgctatattttttttGTGGGAATAGTTGGCATATGGTAAACAATTATTTCTTTGAATCACCCCACCACACAGAAAAAACCAATTTACAACTTTTTTATGtcaaaaaccaaaaacttaAACGAATGATAAAAATGGGAGCACGTGTTTGAATTTGGAGTTCTATCAAATCCATAAAATTGAAAGAAATCAAGTTTTTTTGGCTAAACTCCCAAGAGTCAACGATGGCCTTGCCTTTCTCTTGAGTGTTTTGGAAATTAATAACTACCTTTTATTCTACAGTTCTCCTCAACTTTCCATTATGCTTTCACATACACTAATATCAGCAGTCACCACAGCAAAGTAAAGTCTTTGTATCAACTTCCAACTCTAATGCTTAGAGCCAAAACCATACCTTTAAGAGTTATGTGTTTCATTCATGAGACTCACTCCAAGCACCATAATAccaaaagagaagaaaaattgCGGCATCAAGGAAGTACAGTGAAAACCTTGGCGCTATGCATTTCTGGGCTTCGAACTGAGTATTGGAATGTCCATCCATGGCAAGCACCGGCATGAGTACCATTTTTGTTAACAGCAAATATAGCTCCAACAAAGTCAGGGAATTTCCTTGCAATCCTTGATATGGCATCTTTAGCAGCATCCTTCGGCATCATCCCCAATCGCATACTCTCGACAACTTGGTAGCTGTAATCAAGCAGAAATATTTTGGAGACTCAATCAAAATGGGGACAGTTCGACAGATGAGAAATTCAGTTAAATAGGGGGAAAATGAGTGGGGATGATATTGAAGAATTATTGAACAAGCAAATAGAAATGAATCAGTTTGTTCATAGTATAAAAGTAAAACATCTCAAAgcttacgcattgagtttcaaTGAAAGCAGAGTTGCATAAATAACAGATAGAAATGGTTATATAAGCATTACTTAGCTTCAGAATTCAGcctttttttcaaatattttattagatGGAAAATTCTCAGTTTTTACCATGGCAGGAAACGCATCATGATGTCGCCATCCCCAGTTGCTCCACACGCACCGATATCACTATCCACATATGCTGAAGATCCTGCTATAGGACCATCACCCACCCTGCAGCAAAGAAAATTCTGAGAGAGGTGATTCCAAAAGTTTCAATGGTATCTAGTTACTCGAGCTTTTTAGTGACGAAAAAAGAAGCTAACATTTAGCCTAAAATATAGTAATCTGAGAGGAAAATTACTCAACTTCAAGACTAAGTGAATCGATCTGGTTGGGTAAGCTCAGCCGAGAAGTTTTCAAGCACTAAACCCGAAAGTTggaaaattttattataagaGCAAACACACACATATGCACAAAAAAGTGAAGAATGAAATTCACAAAGTACCTTTGAAAATCATGTAAGAGAGATATTAGGTggaaaaagattaaataaatcaaaaatagAAATTCCATTTTGTGAATATACATAGACAGATTTTAATTTTGCATAGAATAAGAGCCAAGCTTTAGTGTCGACAGTTAATAGAACTTACCTGCCTGGGATCTTGAAGGTGGCCCCATTGGTGGATGTTCCAACAGCAATGTGCCCAAACTATTCCAAGAAACAAATCCTTAAGATGACCTTAATGACAAAAGAGAATTAATTTTCACTTATCAACTTACCTTATCAATTACTGCCATCGAAATGGTATCGTGACTGTGAAGACCAAAATGATTTGACCTTAATTCAACGGCTCTCCTTGGACCATCTCCCAGACATGTTGTTTCAGCAGCTAGCAGAAGGCCATTAGAGTGGTAAGGGCCACAGCTATTGGCAGGCACCACATTTTTCCAAAAATTAGGTTGGCAATTGTTTTCTTTCCATTTATTCCACTTTTCTATCGACTCCGGCGAGCTAAGATCTGTGGGTCCAGGTAGACCCATTGAAATGGAGAAAGCAGAGGCCTTCTCTCCAACGAGTAAAGTGTGTCCAGTATGTCTCATCACTAACCTTGCAGCTTTTATACCATCCTTAATATACCTCATGGCAGCTACAGCTCCAACTTCCATCGTCACCTAGGCATATCCttattaaaatataaagtaAATCCTTAATCTGATGCACGAAGACAGAgtaaaagaagatgaatattaTAGAAAACAAGAGAGAAGGTTTACCCCATCCATAACCATGGCATCAATTGTTGTTTCTCCATTTTCATCCGGGCTCCCACCTGGACCAACTGTACATAGCAAACTACATTAAACAAGGGACTTCATATGCACATATTAATTGATGTACATTAAAGCATCCAACCCTGAATAGAAAAATGTGCTTCtatgaagaaaattttgaagcATTGCAACAACTAAAAGAAGGATTGATTCTTTGGGATCTTCCTTTCTTGAAATGAAACGAACAGAGATTGAATCATATTGAttccctaaatttctttttgggTATTTCTCAATGTTATGATAATCATTCTCAAAACATGTGAAGTAGATGAAAAATCATTCGCCTTCGAAAGAAATCCAAGAATTTCTTAGGAACCCAACAAGATccatttgttcttttttctctaaaaaatggTGAAACCTTCATATGGGCTTGAATCGTACTAACAGGTCCACTAGAGAAAATAAAGTGAACCAACCAATACAATAGAGTTGTttttatgaaaacaaatttgaGGTGAAATGGTGATCTAAAATACATAGAGCGTCCATACTTTTGTCCTCCTAAACATTCCTGCAGAAGGGGACATTACCATCAACTGCAGAAAGCAACCTCAACTTCAAAACCCTTATTGCATCTCTATCCAAAACTTTTGGCAAATCCAATATATTTTCCGTGTAAAGAAAACACCCAGTGAATTGCTCAACAGATCTATTCAAAGAAGAGAGAACAAGAAATCATAGCTAAGCCACAAAAATCAATGAGCAAATAAACTTCATTTTGAGCACAAATATCTACATTAGATCCACGTCAATTTCTTTATAAAATAAAAGTGCCAACCTGTACCATCACATCTCAGTTCTTCACAGGCAGAACATCCTTCTACAACAGAATCAACTGCTGAATACCCATTATTAGCCGCACTCCATGCCCTTTCAACAGCCTCCAAAAAGGGCCATGTGCTTACGACCAAAGGGTACAAGCTCGACGCTCCAGCTACACGTTCAGTCACCTATAACTCAATAATCGATGAAAGCTTCAGCAAGATAGTGGAACGTAACATTTCAATCAAGAAAATAAGCAGGCGAAACTCCGTAAGCATGAATTCAAGGAAGAGGGTGAGAACTTAAAAGAACATTGGAGATGGGAAAACTCCCCAATCAATTCCAGCTAGAAACGAAAATTTAAGAATCGGGGTTCAAAATTACGCTAAGTAAAGAATTGGGTGCTTCTCAAATTCTCTTTCAAAATTCTAAGCTGTTTCAAACACCAAACTGAGAAAATTGAAAATGGCATTGAACAGAGAAATACGGTGATGGGTTCTTCCACCGAGTACCTGAAAAAGCAATATAAGCAGCAAGGCGGAAGCTCGAAGCCGATCCTTTGAATCAAGGCCAAAACGTTCCATATAGTGGAGAATGGAGATATTCGAATCTGGGAATTTGCTTTAAGAAAAACTGCACAAACTGCCACCACCAAATGTATGGTTTGATTATCAACGAATTTGATTAACGATGAACTCGAACAAAATTCAAAGCCTCATTGATTAAGGTTGAAACTCCTCTACAATAGTGAACTAAAAAATTTTGTCCTCTTTCATTAGTATTTAATCAAGTTTGAATCTCCCATATATAAATATACGCCCACCCATGAGTTCTATAAATATACTAACTTGAGACATGTTAACTCAATCTAGTGGGTCAAATGACCACTAAATCTTGttaaattatagaaattgaattCATCGCTTCGTCCATTGTTACTTTTCCTTAGCATGAAGACAACGCTAGTCTATTGGCTATTGCAATGTATTTTGCGAAAATGTAATCTATTGAACAATATATCCACTATAGGAGTCACCTTTGAATTTGATTCTTTGGGCAATGAATTAATAtccttatatatattttttctctcGTGTAAAGGTTGAACATGTTTTATCGttgtttgaaattaaataacaaaaaacaaCAAGAAAGGACTAAGAGGTTTGTAAGTTAGATTATCTCACTTCAATTTGCACTAAAACAAACTTAGAAATCAAGTAAACTTAAGATTTGAactaattaattagaaaattaaacTTTATGTCTTTGATGTTAATCATAGGAGAATTGTGCTTTTTATCAAGCTAGTCTCTATTTTGATCAAAATatcgaaaatgaaaataacaaagttattagaaaacaacccaaattaaagaagaaaaaaaacagagTTAATAAGTTAAACAGTTCGTGCAATAGACCTTTAGTTTAGATTTACCTACTTTCGTTGtactataaaaaaaaagtgttatcAAACAAGTCtccaaataattaaataataataataatggtagaGTAGAGTTTTAGTTTTCGTTTAGTCTTTATGTATTAGGAAAATGattgataaaataaaatgaatttgACTTTTTAAACCAACGTAAATAGTCCATACTCaaaatgtaataataattcttttttatacAACAAATATAGGTGAAAATTGAATCTTCAACCTCTTAAATTTGTTCGTGAATTTACCTTCGGTCCACATGTTGGTAATGTGGATGCCATTGCTCTAAATCTAGATAGATTATCCTCTTAATTCACCACTAGTTTGTGCTTTCTTAGTTTGTTTTTGCTTCAAATATCACAAGGATTTATCTATCATTCActcttaatttttttcttaaaaaagaagaaatttgcAAGCTCATGAAAAAATATATGTGTAAGATCCATGTGttttaaaatacatttgtaGTGGTCTCCAAATTTATAAAAGACATATTTTAAGTCTTTAAGAGGACGTTTGGTTGATGATAAAAACAAAGAATTGAGTTTGTAATAATTATAGGAAGTTATTGGAAAAGTTGACACAAATAATGATAATGTGAGCGTTTTAGTGAGAATATAGATTGATACGAGTAACAAGATAGTAAACCTTTTTAATTATTGGTGAACTAAACAAAAGCTGATTTTTTCTTATCCACCTAATCCAACTTTTCCAAATTACTCAAGTTGCCAAATactctaaatttttaaaaatagatttaaacggtcaaatttcttatttattttttaaataattatatgatatttaaatcctaacgtattttttaataaacaatttaaaagataatatattattttaaaaatcagTAAAATGCAGTGTggttatttaaaatataatgatAAATTATTTGAGAGATCTTAACTTTTGTTTAAAAATTTCAGgtttttggaaacttagaagATCAATAAACacgttttcataaaaaaaatacattttgaaAAACCAAAGACCAAATACACccatttttcaaaacttgagaactaaaatcctatttcttctCTCTTTGAAATTAGACGTAATGATAGTAAATAATTTGATGATTAAACTTAAACGAGCTTTAAATATTCAAAGAAACTTCTAATtatatgaagaaaaaaatggagcttttatgtttttgaaaatGTAAATACAAACATGAAGAATGTAATATTCAACCGACGAGAAGGGTACAAGAGTAATTACGCAAATTTCAAACCCAAAAATCAAGCGAGCGGGGAAATGCATCTCTACCACTAACCGTCAAAACCGCTACTAATGTAAAGTGGGAAGAGACATAATCCAATTTTACCCAACGGCACAGAAACGAAACACAATAACATCTCATCCACTCATCAAAACCTCATGCAGAATCTAACGTCTAACCTTGTAAGACTTCCATGGAGTCAACCACAGAAAAGCAGAagcaaaaagtaaaaaaaagaaaagaaaagaaagtttcCAATTTGACACTGTCCGACACTTTGAAGAAGAGAGTTGTAGAGAAGAAAGGATTGTGTTTGAAAATGGAAAGACAAAAAGGAATTGTCATGAAGAAAGGGCCATGGACGGCTGAAGAAGATGAGATTCTGATCAACTATGTCAATAAGTTTGGTCCAAGAGACTGGAGCTCCCTTCGATCCAAAGGTCTTCTTCCCCGGACTGGAAAATCCTGCCGGCTACGTTGGGTTAATCGACTTCAACCCAACTTGAAGACGTAAGTAAtgagatttgaatttcagaTTATGTTTGGATTGACTTCCCAAGAGCAAATAAGGTGTTTATAAACACTTCGAAAAATTGTCCAAACGTACTCTCAGTTGTTCCATCGGTTTCCTGTTCCTGTACTAATTTTAAGGTTTTGGTTCTCTCTATTATAAGTAGTGATGTAAAGAATATGCATATTTGTGCAGAGGATGCAAGTTTACGGCAGATGAAGAGAGGGTGGTGATCGAATTACAGGCACAATTCGGGAACAAATGGGCGAAAATCGCAACGTATTTGGAGGGAAGGACAGATAATGATGTGAAGAATTTTTGGAGCACAAGAAGGAAGAGATTGGAAAGGATTTTGCAAACCCCACAACAGAAATCTCAGAAAAATAAACAGAGGAGTTTGGAATCTCAAAGACTCCACGAAATGCCTGTCTTGGAGGTAAAATAGTTTTCTATTTAAGTTAAATGGAACATAGTTTCTTAAGCTAATAGTTACCAACTTACAACTTCTTGTAGATGTCCAACCTTCGTCCGTGAAGATTGGATTATCGTTTTAGGTGATTTTTTGGTAGTATGGCTGATGTATTTGCAGGTTCCTAGCTCCAGCTCGTCTCAGCCGGATGAACGATCATCAACCTGGAAAGATCATTTCAAGAATGCTTTCCAATTAGAAAACTCAGAGATGCACAAAATGGCGACGCTATCAGTACAGTCAAGTATGCTTACtatggaaaatgaaaatgaaatatttgGGACTTCAACCATACACATGGTAGCACCCTTTGACCCTTTTTCTCATTGCTGCATCTCCCAATTCGCTCAATCCTCGCAAGAGATCGGAATGTTTCCTGACTGCCACGAACTGGTACCAAACCACATTCCATGCAATGTGCAAGACGTGTTTGAGCCAGGTGAGACTTTGGAAACAAACAATTCCCTGCAGTTCATGAGCAATTCAATGCCTACAGAACAAGAGATCAAAGCAGAAAGTAGTTTAGAAGTTAAGAATGAAAACCTTTACTATGCAACCCCAGATGATTGCTTTGATGATATCACAGCTGATCTATTTGACTTCTTTGATCGATCTCCTCCTTCATTGAACTAGACATTTAATCATGACAAAGCAAAACATTGTAACTTGAAACATTGATATCTAAACTCCACTGCCTCAAAAGGCAATGCATTCATGTCTTAATTTATTAGCTTGCTATATTGCTTTCGTGGGCTTTGCTGATCTGTTTTTGCTTATTTCCTGCTCACTATCATTGGACTAAGGGTTCTAAATCAGCACCAGCGTGAGAAGTTTTTTTGCTTCTTCATTAAGAAAATGAATAGACATTACATATAGATAAAGTACAATAAAAAGACTAGCCCCAAGTCCTAAGGATCAGAGAGAGCAGGACAATGGGAAGTTCAACAACTTATTCCTATAAAACAAATTAATCTAGGACATTCTTCGAAATAGTAGTCACAGAAGTAATCCTATTTAGAAGGATCCAGTGATGATAGTTAATGCTCAAACACACCCAAAATCACTTCATCATCTCACATCAACCAGTCCCAAATTCTCTTATAGAATATCAGAACTGGAAAAGAAGGAAATCACTCCCATTTTTTGCTATCTTTTAAACGTCTAAACATCTAAACATGCTAATACGTCTATCGTTCTTATCAAATGATCTTCAGAAAGGACTCTGTCATATCATACAGAGGGTTCAATACTATTGCGAGATAAGAATACGGATGGTTAGATAAGACCAAtatctaatttaatttataagaATCACCAAGTTTGGTACTCGGAGGGAAATATTATGTTGAGCATAAGGAAATTTGCTTGCAGTATGAATATCCTATACAAGGTTTCAATTCAAATGTTATAAAATCAAGCAAATTGTCCGGTAAGATTAGTCGAGGTGTGCGCAAGTTGGCCTGACCACTCACAATTGTCaaagaattatttttaaaaaaatttcctaTACAAGTTTGCAGTATGAATATCCTATACAAGTTTGAACTGTTCAATGTAGTCAAGGGCTTCCCATTTTGATCAATTACAGAAATCCGAGTACGAAGAAGAGGGGAAATTTTCCTAACTACCAGGTCAATTTTAATACTACTGCTATTTATTGTACACCATGCCAACACGCATTTATAAATAGGGTGTGACCCACTGTGGtctacaaatatttataaaaacaaatttatagTGTGAATAAGGGGTGTATGGTACTACCATAGTACTACTAGGAAAATTCCCAAAGAAGAGTAAAGTAATATTGATTCTTCAATTGTAAATATAGTTATTATTCACAAACTTAATAAAATAGCAGTTATAGTTGTATGTACAACTGAAATATCTATCTTCAAATCAGAAAATTGAAACCCATGCACATACCGGTAGGTTATTACAAAAGAAAACTTGAAAAGATTGACTAAAGCATTCCTAAATGTGCTCCTTTCTGTGCAACACAGTGTAGTTTCTCTCACCGTGCTAATTGTTCACATCCGAATAAATTTCAAGTTTAATTTACCTACCTGGTCAATTGAACTAAGAAAACAACTCTCAGATATAAATCTTCCTCTAGGAGATAAGACTTGTATCAGAATCCACCCAAGAATATTTGGCACCTCGAGAAAAAGGTGCGGTTGATTTATCTCCAAATTGTTTCGTTAGCATCAGTAAAAATTTCATTATGATGTTCTATGAGGCAGTGAATGACCTCGACGGCACTGAAATCAACTGGAATTCCATCATCTAAAGGAATATGAGAGGAAGCATCTGTATCATCACTCTCTTCTGCAgcccaaaaaataaaaataatgagaATTGTCCTTGGGGACCATCATTCAATTCCAGCAGACAAATTTGTACGCTAACTATACTCAAACAACTTCAACTAACTAAAGCTGTTTTCCTTGTTAACATTTATGTGCGGAGTTCTCAATTTTACAACATGGTAAGGAATAACAAACAGAAGGGCTAAGTGATTCAAAATGTCCCTACTCACATCGTGAACAGATGCAGCCTAAATTTTGGCTGCAAGAATGCTCAAAGAAACATTTATGTATGAAAAGTGCTGGTTACAAAAAGTCATATTCTTCAAAAGAGTTTAAAATTAACCACAAAGTACTAAAACAGTGCACAAATGAAAGAATTAGCAGCAAGCACATGTACAGTAAACTATTCGAAACTCCTAAGATGCTGGGTCAAGATGGAAATTCGCCCAATCTTTACTATAGAATATATCCTTCACATTTTTTCGTTGAAATATAAGGCAATAATCATAATGAATATTTTATTTCACTAGGTAAAATTATTAGCAAACAGAGGTCACAGGTCCTTCGATTCACTTCAGATTGTCTACCAAAGagtaaatgaaaaatataattgatCATTGTAGTTCTTGTTCCAAAGCTTGCGATTGAAGTTTCCATTGCAAAAGGGGGAAAATCGAGATCCATTTCCAATTATGTCGCACTAAATTAAAGTACATAGCAAGCAATCAAATAGAAAGGACTATTGGCCTAGTTACCTGAAAGCATGTCCCAGGCACTGTAAGTAGGTGGTGTATTATTTAAGGACTTTGCAGAAGAACTTTTAGAATGATAATCCCAATATTCCCGATAGAATTCTGGCCGCCTGTCGTTTTGCCACATTATTATAGGAGTCATCTCCATAGAGAGGCTACGAGCATCCATCTATTGAGAGAACAAAGAGATTAGCAACACAAATAAGAACATGTTGAACATTGGAAGATGACTTTAAAAGTTACACAAAAAAGGCGTCAAATTTTCAGGGCAGAAAATTACCAATTAGTCAGAAAGAAGTTAGCAATAGCTAAAAGCGTACATATCCTCTAAATGGAAGTATAATACAGAAATAATACCCAAAACTCCCCAAATATCAAAGCCATACATGAGTGGGTATGCATGACACTATATCATCCTCATCACAAGAAGGATTATGGAAGAAGGTTCTGGAGCACAAAATCTTGACTAGcatcaaaaattttaaattcctgAAGGTCGCTTCTTATAATGTGAAATAGAGGCACATTTCACATTGTAAAAAGTTGCAATGTTGCAATAACAAGTAAACACTAAAAAAGACAATATAATAGCCTTTTGAGAGGGCTACTCTCTCCCAAAGTTCCACACTCAACAAAATGATTCCCCTCCCTTAAGGTTCTCAACTCCACTTATTTATAAGTTTATAACCAAGACACCACTTATTAACTACTCATAGTACCCCTTACCAGTATCCTGGAAATCTATACCAACCACTAATAAGTACTCTCACATCATTTTGtgaaatatatgaaatttgCAGCCTTGCACAGAAGCTTTTCTATCTAAAGTCTAGGTAGTGCTTAGATGTTGAGTAGCATAGTAAACATCCCTTTTATGATCATAGTTAATTCTAGACATCCTCTGCTGAAGCAAATATCATATCTAGAGATCTTTAAGTAACTTTTTCTAGGTTTGAAATTCATAATAAAGCAGAGATCATAGTATCAACTTAATTCAGAAACTGCGTGTTCTTACATGCCTCCTTAAACACTTAAATTGACCTATATAAACATGAATGCACCTTTAGGTATCCATCCATATTGAAGTGCACATAATATGTCCTTACATGCCAACATAAACTCAAAAACATTCCTATATAAACAAGAGTGCACACAGGAATGCATGAAGAAGTGTATGTGAATGTGTGAGAGAGAGAGTTACTCTACTAAAAACTCATAAATGGACCTATACAGCTATGCTTGCAcaacgagagagagagagagagagagagagagagagagagagagagtccCTGCCTTATTGAGCAATGCTTTTTGGCTAATGCGTTGAAGTAGGGCAGTAGTAAACTCCAAGGTCATGTAGTTCACATTTGGAAGTTTCTTAAAAATGTTTCGTAGGGCATTTATGCTTGTACGAGCACCCCTGATGTCATTATAAAGCTCAAATGTGACTAGTGGCTCAGGAAGACTTGCCAGGTAA
This region of Cucumis melo cultivar AY chromosome 7, USDA_Cmelo_AY_1.0, whole genome shotgun sequence genomic DNA includes:
- the LOC103494471 gene encoding probable isoaspartyl peptidase/L-asparaginase 3 isoform X3, yielding MERFGLDSKDRLRASALLLILLFQVTERVAGASSLYPLVVSTWPFLEAVERAWSAANNGYSAVDSVVEGCSACEELRCDGTVGPGGSPDENGETTIDAMVMDGVTMEVGAVAAMRYIKDGIKAARLVMRHTGHTLLVGEKASAFSISMGLPGPTDLSSPESIEKWNKWKENNCQPNFWKNVVPANSCGPYHSNGLLLAAETTCLGDGPRRAVELRSNHFGLHSHDTISMAVIDKFGHIAVGTSTNGATFKIPGRVGDGPIAGSSAYVDSDIGACGATGDGDIMMRFLPCYQVVESMRLGMMPKDAAKDAISRIARKFPDFVGAIFAVNKNGTHAGACHGWTFQYSVRSPEMHSAKVFTVLP